In one window of Armatimonadia bacterium DNA:
- a CDS encoding uroporphyrinogen decarboxylase family protein: protein MTSKERVLTACQHREPDRVPIQVYLTPEIHAGLVAHFRERNLLEALGVDFRHVGAPYRGQCKPGTGMPGRADRYDEWGVGYSRIEYATGAYYEASELALGALQTMKEVEAYPWPSPDDYDYSNLEAHCDALHDYAVCFGSAGMPDVLNGVSRGRGMEQVMIDIVTEDPVGMAIIDHRVDHYYEVCRRALEAGKGKIDILCLGEDCGNQNGRMFSPATFERIFLPRLRKFYDLAHEYGALAMMHSCGDTHDIMPTFIEMGLDILDAMQPEPVGMNPEQIKHLYGDKLTFCGLVSTQQTLPHGTPEQVRAEVRHRIAVVGKGGGYILSPAHCIQPDTPLENVLALYSEALSVAEL, encoded by the coding sequence ATGACCTCCAAAGAACGTGTCCTGACTGCCTGCCAACACCGTGAGCCAGACCGCGTGCCGATCCAGGTCTACCTCACGCCGGAGATCCACGCAGGGCTTGTCGCCCACTTCCGCGAGCGCAACCTGCTGGAGGCTCTGGGCGTGGACTTCCGACACGTCGGTGCGCCGTACCGGGGTCAGTGCAAGCCCGGGACCGGCATGCCCGGACGAGCCGACCGCTACGACGAATGGGGTGTAGGCTACTCGCGCATCGAGTATGCGACCGGCGCCTACTACGAGGCCTCCGAGTTGGCTCTCGGCGCCCTCCAGACGATGAAAGAGGTCGAGGCTTACCCCTGGCCCTCCCCGGACGACTACGACTACAGCAACCTGGAAGCCCACTGCGACGCTTTGCACGACTACGCAGTGTGCTTCGGCAGCGCAGGGATGCCGGATGTCCTTAATGGCGTATCACGAGGTCGAGGCATGGAGCAGGTGATGATCGATATCGTCACCGAGGATCCCGTGGGGATGGCGATCATCGACCACCGCGTCGACCACTACTACGAGGTCTGCCGCCGGGCACTGGAGGCTGGGAAGGGTAAGATCGACATCCTCTGCCTCGGTGAGGACTGCGGTAACCAGAACGGCAGGATGTTCTCGCCGGCGACCTTCGAGCGCATCTTCCTCCCGCGCCTGCGCAAGTTCTACGACCTTGCCCACGAGTACGGGGCGCTGGCGATGATGCACTCCTGCGGCGACACTCACGACATCATGCCCACTTTCATCGAGATGGGGCTCGATATCCTCGATGCCATGCAGCCCGAACCCGTCGGCATGAACCCGGAGCAGATCAAGCACCTCTACGGAGACAAGCTCACCTTCTGCGGGCTTGTCAGCACCCAGCAGACGCTGCCCCACGGGACGCCCGAGCAGGTCCGCGCTGAGGTCAGGCATCGGATCGCGGTCGTCGGCAAGGGTGGCGGGTACATCCTCAGCCCGGCTCACTGCATCCAGCCCGACACGCCGCTGGAGAACGTGCTGGCGCTCTACTCCGAGGCACTGAGCGTGGCAGAACTCTGA
- a CDS encoding ribonuclease H-like domain-containing protein, translated as MRGKDQSRLSKDLPEIRKQLSSLSRDSGKPKPQEPRTPEAGAQPSTPGPEATDQKPTESAPAPSGALGRLRRRVLSTPRDAGSVAPSSAEQPVRLEDALPGLTESTVDGRCAYHIHRTVRQACPEVASTETDFAHLVRQTRLERFLGSKTPEVLSPEQILFLDLETTGLDVTPLFLIGTMAWEGDGLVVRQFFARDYDEEPAVLSLFLERYEKQPVLVTFNGRSYDLPYVRMRARATKVPFHFSPAHLDLLIEARKVWRGVLPDCRLQTLERLVLGRDRKDDIPGSAIPRAYHDFVQSGDARQMVSVLEHNLLDLVTMAQLLVHLSRRRD; from the coding sequence ATGCGAGGTAAGGACCAGTCCCGGCTTTCCAAGGACCTTCCGGAGATCCGCAAACAGCTCTCCAGCCTGAGTCGTGACTCCGGCAAGCCGAAGCCGCAAGAGCCCAGGACTCCAGAGGCCGGGGCACAGCCTTCCACACCCGGGCCGGAGGCGACTGACCAGAAGCCTACAGAATCGGCGCCGGCGCCGAGCGGTGCCCTGGGACGCCTCCGCCGACGCGTGCTGTCCACTCCCAGAGACGCCGGTTCTGTTGCGCCGTCGTCGGCAGAGCAGCCGGTTCGCCTTGAGGACGCTCTGCCGGGCCTCACGGAATCCACGGTAGACGGCCGCTGCGCCTACCATATCCACCGAACCGTGCGCCAGGCCTGTCCCGAGGTCGCCTCGACGGAGACCGACTTCGCTCACCTCGTGAGGCAGACGCGGTTGGAGCGGTTCCTAGGCTCCAAGACCCCCGAGGTCCTGTCGCCCGAGCAGATCCTCTTCCTCGACCTGGAGACCACCGGCCTCGACGTCACTCCCCTCTTCCTCATCGGGACCATGGCCTGGGAAGGCGACGGTCTCGTGGTCCGCCAGTTCTTCGCCCGCGACTATGATGAGGAGCCCGCTGTACTCTCGCTGTTCCTGGAGCGCTACGAGAAGCAGCCCGTCCTGGTCACCTTCAATGGCCGCAGCTACGACCTGCCCTATGTGCGGATGCGAGCGCGAGCCACAAAGGTGCCCTTCCACTTCAGCCCCGCACACCTCGACCTGCTGATCGAGGCCCGCAAGGTGTGGCGTGGCGTTCTCCCCGACTGTCGTCTGCAGACTCTCGAGCGCCTGGTGCTGGGGCGCGACCGTAAGGACGACATCCCCGGCAGCGCGATCCCGCGGGCCTACCACGACTTCGTCCAGAGCGGCGATGCCCGACAGATGGTCTCGGTTCTCGAGCACAACCTCCTGGACCTTGTCACGATGGCCCAACTCCTGGTGCACTTGTCCCGCCGACGGGACTAA
- a CDS encoding LamG-like jellyroll fold domain-containing protein: MHALSSLLLTVSLAVAAAADVPTPSFYLPLDGDAEARVAVGSPTPQTRGAADDILAYLSLQRSLYGPGKVGLAYDAKDTPLVYQCAGNFRAEEGSASFWLSPHFEGSDHGIYCTFFGAANWGMVYKYLDQSTVTFATARPDKDLYYDCGSHDISSWKPGQWHHVGLTWSRAGNFRRLYLDGKLQGSGAFPFSREVKEGPLFVGAGCTLYPTPVAHAQFDEVALWDRPLSDEQMAEVYDRGRQSLPLVAAAELPVRPAPSSAGAVQPVTPRAVEQPPAPVNSTPSRRSVSLEGWWAFLPVQAPVSQLPTQGWGLARVPGYWTAPGEALDAAGKSLGNRWLGRPLTDYRLAYHQRTFTPPADWKGKPVFLAFEGVDGLAQILLNGQPLAWLLGWEYESYNVSDRLKWGETNTLTLVLHTRGDSPNAGIYGSVSLQAMPDSFTDHLTVQSVVDSRQIRFSCDLWHRGTAEPAKLQFTVTPHRGDGGEKRFLQDLRLDPVDRSQPAFSQQCRRVEATFDWPEAHLWNVDDPYLYDVRVQLLQGDRLVDEAPPVRFGYREFTRRGSDFYLNGKPVHLRGHQIDLAWASQMGHVKELKAAGMNAFELSGPISHSWYAGTKYQRDLFEQVLDYADETGLLAIPILPDAMVLRDRLFDPEVSPLYRHRVENHLRQYGNHASIGLWFMHFNLAGYQWYVAPSKIDGSHKPADAGFQAKERFALEAERIAESLDPRPLYHHACGNFGDIFTANVYLGPNQPLQEREEWPLRWAEKRPFPLVACEHCCYLIPYWFRPRQFPLSVVYAGEPIFDEISAQVLGPRAYRMVTPELFDLYDIGRTPRGTRLQDLIRNHPGYQEVKSLVARRSLRSWRAFGISGIIFNAINWDFKDAQGKDLPVMKALARYFGDTDLFIAGPPGDWPSKDHAFMSGETVRKQFVLLNDLNHDIPVTLNWRLADAAGAGSRQGTVTALARAGETTFCPIEFEAPRVAERTEYRLRVEPAAQPATPFLAESMTLQVFPEPQPPRLTGQVALYDESGKTREALARLGVTARPLDESTDLSGVSLLVVGRESWSDRFLTLARKVGVEQAVQRGMNLLVLEQSGGSPCGLPLEETSTRDAFVTVPGHPFLSGLTEQDLADLRGESDLIAPYPDARPETERSWPERFHKWGNRGVLATFVYPRPHYAPFVPVLSCGFDLAQSPLLEGRFGAGRVTLSQIDVTVRAGVDPVSTRLLSNLLQSLSTRGTVPDRSCWYVGESARTLLKSFGIAAQPGTAASRGVVVLGTEPCPPEVLGGLQQALREGTQVVMMPGSPAAASLGPQVHVERVFAARSTGSLPPGLQDGDLFLKTWVSLDTCRPQTDWTPLTEPGILAERKVGAGRLLTCSLDPSRLGATRERIKALRIWNLLLADLGAHRTGFEGFLSPQVPTWEPNTWETIPPYMNW, from the coding sequence ACGCCGCAGACCCGCGGGGCAGCCGACGACATCCTCGCGTACCTGAGTCTGCAGCGTTCCCTCTATGGCCCCGGCAAGGTTGGTCTGGCTTACGACGCCAAGGACACGCCGCTGGTGTACCAGTGCGCCGGGAACTTCCGCGCCGAGGAGGGCAGCGCGAGCTTCTGGCTGAGCCCGCACTTTGAGGGCTCCGACCACGGGATCTACTGCACCTTCTTCGGCGCCGCCAACTGGGGGATGGTCTACAAGTATCTGGACCAGTCCACCGTCACCTTCGCCACGGCCCGCCCAGACAAGGACCTCTACTATGACTGCGGCTCCCACGACATCAGCTCCTGGAAGCCCGGCCAGTGGCACCATGTCGGCCTCACGTGGTCGCGCGCCGGCAACTTCCGGCGGCTCTACCTCGACGGCAAGCTCCAGGGCAGCGGCGCCTTCCCCTTCTCTCGCGAGGTCAAGGAAGGGCCGCTCTTCGTCGGAGCGGGCTGCACGCTCTACCCGACCCCGGTTGCGCACGCCCAGTTCGACGAGGTCGCACTGTGGGATCGGCCGCTAAGCGACGAGCAGATGGCCGAAGTCTACGATCGCGGTCGCCAGTCGCTTCCCCTGGTGGCTGCGGCAGAGCTTCCGGTTCGTCCTGCACCCTCCTCCGCAGGGGCCGTGCAGCCGGTTACTCCTCGTGCGGTCGAGCAGCCGCCTGCCCCGGTCAACAGCACGCCCTCACGTCGCTCTGTGTCGCTGGAGGGTTGGTGGGCGTTCCTTCCGGTCCAGGCACCCGTCTCGCAGCTCCCCACGCAGGGCTGGGGTCTCGCTCGCGTGCCCGGCTACTGGACGGCACCGGGTGAGGCACTGGATGCTGCGGGGAAGTCACTGGGGAACCGTTGGCTCGGCAGGCCCCTCACCGACTACCGCCTGGCCTACCACCAACGCACCTTCACCCCGCCGGCTGACTGGAAGGGCAAGCCGGTCTTCCTTGCCTTCGAGGGTGTCGACGGCCTGGCGCAGATACTGCTGAACGGTCAGCCTCTCGCCTGGCTCCTGGGATGGGAGTACGAGTCCTACAACGTGTCCGACCGCCTCAAGTGGGGCGAGACAAACACCCTCACCCTGGTCCTGCACACCCGGGGAGACAGCCCGAACGCGGGTATCTACGGCAGCGTAAGCCTGCAGGCCATGCCCGACAGCTTCACCGACCACCTCACCGTGCAGTCGGTGGTGGATAGCCGCCAGATCCGCTTCTCCTGTGACCTCTGGCACCGAGGTACCGCCGAACCGGCGAAGCTGCAGTTCACTGTTACTCCGCACAGGGGCGATGGCGGCGAGAAGCGCTTCCTTCAGGACCTCCGACTGGATCCCGTCGACCGCTCGCAGCCGGCCTTCTCCCAACAGTGTCGCCGCGTCGAGGCCACCTTCGACTGGCCCGAGGCGCATCTGTGGAACGTGGACGACCCTTACTTGTATGACGTCCGCGTGCAGCTCTTGCAGGGCGATAGGCTGGTGGACGAAGCACCACCGGTTCGCTTCGGCTACCGCGAGTTCACCCGGCGAGGCTCCGACTTCTACCTCAATGGCAAGCCGGTCCACCTGCGTGGGCACCAGATCGATCTGGCCTGGGCCTCACAGATGGGGCACGTCAAGGAACTCAAAGCGGCCGGCATGAACGCCTTCGAGCTTTCCGGACCGATCAGCCATAGCTGGTATGCCGGCACGAAGTACCAGCGCGACCTCTTCGAGCAGGTGCTGGACTACGCCGACGAGACCGGCCTCCTGGCGATCCCGATCCTGCCCGACGCCATGGTGCTGCGCGACCGCCTCTTCGACCCTGAGGTCTCGCCCCTTTACCGCCACCGCGTCGAGAACCACCTCCGCCAGTACGGCAACCACGCCTCCATCGGCTTGTGGTTCATGCACTTCAACCTGGCCGGCTACCAGTGGTACGTTGCGCCCAGCAAGATCGACGGCAGCCACAAGCCGGCCGACGCAGGCTTCCAGGCGAAGGAGCGTTTCGCGCTCGAGGCCGAGAGGATTGCCGAGAGCCTCGACCCACGTCCTCTGTACCACCATGCCTGCGGCAACTTCGGCGACATCTTCACAGCGAACGTCTACCTCGGGCCGAACCAGCCTCTGCAGGAGCGCGAGGAATGGCCGCTGCGCTGGGCCGAGAAGCGGCCCTTCCCGCTGGTCGCCTGCGAGCACTGCTGCTACCTGATCCCCTACTGGTTCCGTCCGCGGCAGTTCCCTCTGTCCGTCGTCTACGCGGGCGAGCCGATCTTCGACGAGATCTCGGCGCAGGTCCTCGGCCCACGTGCCTACCGCATGGTCACGCCTGAGCTCTTCGACCTGTACGATATCGGGCGCACTCCCCGGGGGACGAGGCTCCAGGACCTGATCCGCAACCATCCGGGCTACCAGGAGGTCAAGTCCCTGGTTGCCCGGCGCTCGCTGCGTTCCTGGCGCGCCTTCGGCATCTCCGGCATCATCTTCAACGCCATCAACTGGGACTTCAAGGACGCGCAGGGCAAGGACCTGCCCGTCATGAAGGCACTTGCGCGGTACTTCGGCGACACCGATCTGTTCATCGCCGGGCCGCCGGGGGACTGGCCCTCCAAGGACCACGCCTTCATGTCGGGAGAGACCGTCCGCAAGCAGTTCGTGCTGCTGAACGACCTCAACCACGACATCCCTGTGACGCTCAACTGGCGGCTTGCTGATGCTGCCGGGGCCGGCTCTCGCCAGGGCACTGTCACTGCGCTTGCCAGGGCCGGGGAGACCACCTTCTGCCCCATCGAGTTCGAGGCTCCCCGCGTGGCTGAGCGGACCGAGTACCGCCTGCGAGTGGAGCCCGCTGCTCAGCCTGCGACGCCCTTCCTTGCCGAGAGCATGACGCTGCAGGTCTTCCCGGAGCCACAGCCGCCCAGGCTGACCGGCCAGGTTGCCCTCTACGACGAATCCGGAAAGACCCGGGAGGCTCTGGCGCGTCTGGGGGTGACCGCCAGACCCCTCGACGAGTCCACAGACCTCAGTGGTGTCTCGCTGCTGGTGGTTGGACGCGAGTCCTGGAGCGACCGCTTCCTGACCCTCGCGCGGAAGGTCGGCGTCGAACAGGCCGTCCAGCGTGGCATGAACCTGCTGGTCCTTGAGCAGTCCGGTGGCAGTCCCTGCGGGCTGCCGCTGGAGGAGACCTCGACCCGCGACGCCTTTGTCACGGTTCCCGGCCATCCCTTCCTCAGCGGGCTGACGGAGCAGGACCTTGCCGACCTGCGGGGCGAATCCGACCTGATTGCTCCCTATCCTGACGCTCGCCCTGAGACCGAGCGGTCCTGGCCAGAGCGCTTCCACAAGTGGGGAAACCGCGGCGTCCTGGCCACCTTCGTCTACCCGCGACCGCACTACGCACCCTTTGTGCCGGTGCTCTCCTGCGGGTTCGACCTGGCCCAGTCACCGCTGCTGGAGGGGCGCTTTGGTGCCGGTCGCGTCACCCTGAGCCAGATTGACGTGACCGTTCGCGCCGGAGTGGATCCCGTCTCGACCAGACTGCTGTCCAACCTCCTGCAGTCCCTGAGCACTCGCGGGACCGTGCCGGACCGAAGCTGCTGGTACGTCGGCGAGTCGGCCCGCACGCTGCTCAAGTCCTTCGGGATCGCGGCGCAGCCTGGCACAGCGGCCTCGCGTGGAGTGGTCGTTCTCGGTACCGAGCCCTGTCCGCCCGAGGTGTTGGGAGGCCTTCAGCAGGCCTTGCGCGAAGGCACCCAGGTCGTGATGATGCCGGGGTCGCCGGCCGCTGCGTCCCTTGGGCCACAGGTCCATGTGGAGCGGGTCTTCGCAGCCCGCAGCACGGGCAGCTTGCCTCCCGGCCTTCAGGACGGCGACCTGTTCCTCAAGACCTGGGTGAGCCTGGACACCTGTCGCCCACAGACGGACTGGACGCCGCTGACTGAGCCGGGTATCCTTGCTGAGCGCAAGGTCGGAGCGGGACGTCTGCTCACCTGCAGCCTCGACCCTTCGCGCCTCGGGGCCACTCGCGAGCGCATCAAGGCCCTGCGGATCTGGAACCTGCTGCTGGCCGACCTCGGCGCTCACCGCACGGGCTTCGAGGGCTTCCTGAGCCCGCAGGTGCCGACCTGGGAGCCCAACACCTGGGAGACGATTCCGCCCTACATGAACTGGTAA